Proteins from one Prevotella sp. E2-28 genomic window:
- a CDS encoding peptide MFS transporter, whose amino-acid sequence MFENQPKGLYALALANTGERFGYYTMLAIFTLFMQAKFGWSEGVAGQVYAIFLAVVYFSPVFGGMLADKIGYGKCVVLGLTTMFIGYLGLAIPTDAGTTGLVVMIAGLACVSLGTGLFKGNLQVMVGNLYDDPKYASRRDDAFSLFYMCINIGAMFAPSMAKWITNQYLAGRGFVYDAANVQPDYLEALYGGYGLCFGVACVSLIISGVIYFACKSWFAHATNTAKQAQNDNNAAEELTPTETKERITALMLVFAVVIFFWMAFHQNGSALTFFAKKYTDLTVSGNMRIWFNIFSLALIALAVYTGFASFQSKVRSTRITCGVATIILVGIAIAMFLNMENPTMAQPSDFQQFNPFFVVALTPFSLLFFGALAARGRSVSAPSRIAWGMLVAALGFGVITLASIGLISPMDLGNNTQSILSPNWLIGTYFTLTVAELLLSPMGISFVSKVAPPKYKGLMMGGWFAATAIGNYLSSIPSMLWNKIPLMYNWAILIALCVIAALFMFAMMKRLEKVC is encoded by the coding sequence ATGTTTGAGAATCAACCGAAAGGACTTTATGCGTTGGCTCTGGCCAACACAGGTGAGCGATTTGGCTACTACACGATGCTTGCCATTTTCACATTGTTTATGCAAGCAAAGTTTGGCTGGAGCGAAGGTGTTGCAGGGCAAGTCTATGCTATTTTTCTTGCAGTAGTTTATTTCTCACCTGTCTTTGGCGGTATGCTTGCCGATAAGATAGGCTATGGAAAATGTGTCGTTTTAGGTCTCACAACCATGTTTATCGGCTATTTGGGATTAGCCATTCCTACAGATGCCGGTACCACTGGGCTTGTGGTGATGATAGCAGGCTTGGCGTGTGTGTCATTGGGAACTGGGTTGTTTAAGGGCAATTTGCAGGTAATGGTAGGCAATCTTTATGACGACCCTAAGTATGCCAGTCGTCGAGACGATGCTTTCTCGCTGTTCTATATGTGTATTAATATAGGTGCCATGTTTGCTCCTTCCATGGCTAAATGGATTACCAACCAGTATCTTGCCGGCCGTGGTTTTGTTTATGATGCAGCCAATGTTCAGCCTGACTATTTGGAAGCCCTTTATGGTGGCTATGGCCTTTGTTTTGGAGTAGCCTGTGTTTCGTTGATTATCAGTGGCGTCATCTATTTTGCATGTAAGAGTTGGTTCGCCCATGCCACTAATACTGCCAAACAGGCTCAGAACGACAACAACGCTGCAGAAGAACTTACTCCAACAGAAACCAAGGAACGTATCACCGCTTTAATGCTTGTTTTTGCCGTAGTCATTTTCTTCTGGATGGCTTTCCATCAGAATGGTTCTGCTCTTACTTTCTTTGCCAAGAAATATACCGATCTGACGGTTAGTGGCAATATGCGAATCTGGTTCAACATCTTCTCTTTGGCTCTTATTGCTTTAGCTGTATATACTGGATTTGCATCCTTCCAGAGCAAGGTAAGGTCCACTCGTATCACTTGTGGGGTAGCCACGATCATACTCGTTGGCATCGCTATAGCAATGTTCTTGAATATGGAAAATCCAACAATGGCACAGCCCAGTGATTTCCAACAGTTTAATCCTTTCTTTGTAGTTGCGCTTACACCGTTTAGCCTGCTCTTTTTTGGGGCTTTGGCTGCTCGTGGCAGGTCTGTCAGTGCACCGTCGCGAATTGCATGGGGTATGCTTGTGGCAGCCTTGGGCTTTGGGGTTATTACATTAGCCTCCATAGGTCTTATATCGCCTATGGATTTAGGCAACAACACACAGAGTATCCTGTCGCCTAATTGGCTTATTGGTACCTATTTCACGCTTACCGTTGCTGAATTGCTTCTCTCGCCCATGGGTATCTCATTCGTGTCAAAGGTAGCACCTCCTAAATATAAGGGCTTGATGATGGGCGGCTGGTTTGCTGCTACAGCTATTGGTAACTATCTGAGTTCTATTCCTTCCATGCTTTGGAATAAGATACCTTTGATGTACAATTGGGCCATCCTTATTGCCTTGTGTGTCATTGCTGCCCTTTTCATGTTTGCAATGATGAAACGTCTGGAGAAGGTTTGCTAA